From the genome of Solanum lycopersicum chromosome 12, SLM_r2.1:
TTCGATAAACCATGCTTCGAAGACGGATCTCATACTTTCTCCCTCCATGAAATGAGCTACATTACTGTTGTAGATAGGAACATGCATAAGAACTATAAGCCAAGGAGTTTTCTCTCTgtcaatatttttgaattcCTCTCTCAGCCACTTCCATTGTGGTGTATATTTTACTGCATTATAGAAAACATACAGACTAAGTACCTATGTGAACAAATACTTACTTCACAACAATTCTCGTTATGTCTATAAACATTGAAATAAGGGCCTTAAGGTTGTTGCTTCGCGTTTAAGAACATCAAGAACGATTACTTTATTCTAAACATGAAGAAGCCTATTCTTTCTTCACTCGTGGACAAAGTACGtggaaaaaaattctttctaaTAATGAGTGGTGTAGTCTGATTCCATATTGAAGTGTGTGACCATCTCATTTCAGAGGTTAAATCGTTTAGGGAGAACGCGTTTTCATTTACTTGATTATATTCTCAAGATTGACAAGGTAAAAACAGCTAACAACAGAAACAAACAAGAATCATGAAACAGGAACGGATAAATTACCGAAAGGAGAGTAGGTTGATAGCACAATTATGTGAGCAGACGCCCTCCTGATGGAATACCAAAGCGGACTAGTGCTGTTTGAAGCTTGATATGGGGTCGGATATCTGTACAGATACGACTTGAACATAGTTACTTCTCCCtgttcaaaataagaaaaacagtcgattttttaaaacattgcTATAATTCTGCATATAGCATTTAGCAACACCTGTGTTAAACATATGAAGTTGAACTGTGTTGCAGGAATTCACCATATATGGCATATATTCTATCTCATGATTCCCGGTATTCCAAATCCACGGTTGATATGCTGTGCTTGGCTCAACAAAGCGTCCCCATGAATCCCAACGGACTCCAACATCATGATACTTATATCTGTCCGCGTAAGATAGATCTCCCACAAACAAAACACTCTTAGCTCCACTACTCATGTAATGCTGAAGAGTCGAAAGAGAATTATATGTTTGTCCGAGATCACCTGGAAAGAATGACGCAGAAACACTAAAAATGATACATTTGAACTACCAATAGTGGAAAAATACACGATAAGAGTTCAGACGTGCACAAACGTCAGTATGTTGTAAAGTATAATTCAGACAAATGggaaatgaaatatataaactACTCACCTATGATACCAAATGTGTATGAAGCATCTGGATCAACCTTTGGAGGAGTTTCAAACCAAAAGTTCCGAGCAGAGTCACCATTTCCGATTTCATAGTAATACTTTGTGTCATACTATAACAGAGGTAAAAACATAACTGATCAAACTAGACAGAACTTTATGCAAATACAATAGCATGTTGTATATGACACTTAAACAAAGAGATGACATTGCGATTCTTTCCTTGAAACTATAAAACGAAGAGTTTTTATTACCTGAAGTCCGTTAAGAAAGCACTTGTGTATATATCCAGACTTGTAGGTGTAAAATGTGTAGTTTGTGAATGATCCTTTAGCTGTAAAATCATATTTTCCCTTAGATAATCCGTAACGTACTTCACTAGACCCCGGTTTATCTGGTGTAACCCATGAGACTATTACAGATTTTCCTTCATAATCACCCTGTGTTATATGCACCTATAATAGAATGAAGTTATTAGCATTTCAGATGACACGAAACACATTGTTATCTCGAAAAAACATGTTCATGAAAGAACTAGTAGCATAATAAGTAACTGCATTTTATCCACAGCAGACAGAACATTGCACACGAAGATTATGAGTACAGTAGTCGATATTACAATGTATTTCATCATCAACCTACACAGTTGTAACAGCACACGAGAAGAGAAGTACTAGAGGTTGAACTCGAAAAGGGGGATTGTTGTCAAATTCCTTGAGGACTCGGCTTTGCCAAACCTCATTAAATCCTCGTGTTACCATTCTCTTCTGTATTTGCTTTGATGGTGTGATTGTGTGCTAGTTACCCCACGATCTTCCACAACACTTGCCTTAGGCAAATCCCATATCGTTATGATCATATAAAACGAGTTCAGGATTCAACCGTTGAGGCATCTTTTGGTTAAAAGCACAAAACCTGAAGGCCCAAAATCCTAGAGTCGACTCATAACTCATAAGGGTCGGGCCAAAGCAGACAATACCTTAACAGTTGAACCTAGGTCAAGACAACAATGATCATACACAACATTGTAGTCTGAGTATGCAATTTCACACTTGAGTTATATAAATCATGCTATACTCGAATTGAACATATTATATCAAGTTCGCAATATATTGTTGTAGAAGATCAAAACAGAACAAAAGGTAAAGGTAACTTACTTGTTGTGGAGCATTGTAACCTTTAGGAACAGCAAACACTTCATTATCAAGAGGAATATCAACAGCTGGAAACTCTTTACGAACAAATGAACTCGTTACACCAGCATTCCCATTGTCTATCAAAGTAAAAAACACGAACAATGAAAAGAAGAGATGAAGCAACATTGCCTCCCTCTCAAGTAACAATATTCCAACGAAACCAGTTAACGATTCACTGCATTCAGAACAAACCAATATAGTCGTTAAAAACGGAAAATTTTGAAGGCAAACATTATgctaaagaagaaaataaatcaaagtatATGCTTAGATGAACATATATATCTATGTTTGTTAACAAATGACAAACCATAATTGATCAAATTCGCGGATGTTCCTATGAAGAAACACTCATGATACTAGAACTCATGCCTTATCGAGCAGACTAAATTGGGAAGTAAGACAAACAAACTGAAACATGGAAAGGGAGTTTCACCTGTACCTCGTAGTGTCCGTCTTTATTTAAACTGTCAacgtatataacttaaattcatgaatttgtATTTGAATAACATGAAGTGATAAAGAAAAAGTAACTTGAAGAATTGAAATTAATCAAAAGCTAGGTAGGGaattaaagtgaaaaaataatggaaagttgtttattttttggtattgttagtattattattattattattattgaaatagAATTGTTTAATTTGATGAGTAAACTTTGAGTATAAGTAGAAAATAAGAATGATGAGTAAAGATAGCAGCATGATATGGAGCAAGATTGGATCATTCAAAAATGTGTTGTCTTAGTCAATTATTGGATGGGATGtcactttctttttattttcgaTTCGATGTTctatattcatattaaatttatatttgtattaagaaGTTTTATATTGCAAGTTAAAACGGCTTTCTCACgacaaaagaaattttatatatttagttacACGATTCGTCCTTTAAATAGACTggtctttaatttttgtattttaaaatttaacttatGTCCAGTGGCGCATAAGTTCTTTTAAGACATGAGACGTATATAAGTTCTTTAAAAGCGTGGAGTATAACTTGTTGATTTAAGTTATCTTGTCTCAGTCAATTATTAGATGGGAtgtctctttcttctttctttttttttcgaaatccttttttttttttttggttttcgaCTAGATATTTTGTACTTATATTATGGTTTGATTAAGTTTAAATTTATGACGAAAAGTCTTATATCTCACTCACAAAGCGGGTTTCATGCATTTGATTACATGATTTTCCCTTGTTTAATAttcaattttgtttcttttaaaattaacttaaatcATGATTAACGTGATTTAAAaaacttgtaatttttttaataacagtGATGTCCAGATCAGATCGCGATAACTATAAATCAACCAGTTTTAAGATctagttttttttgttgttttttttgtaatatcaGTGAGATGGGAAGTTGTTTAAAGAGATTTCTTCTGACAAAttggtttttcttttaaaagaaaCTGTTTGTTTCTATTGtagatataattataatatagtatataataattattatatttttgcccataatgaaactaaaataattgtTTAAATTTGTGCCTTCATATAATAAATGGAAgtagatatttatttatttttaaactatgtCTTTTTCATATCCTCTGAACAAGAAAGAATTACGTGTACCTCACATGAAGTATACAGGTAAAATAATTTTGCACTCGATGTTTACACGaaactatattaatttattataattaaattaatttattaaggtgaaacttacattaatttaatgataAGAATATTTCTATAAGGTGAAACATATATTAGTTTAGTGGTaagaatatttataatatattcagtataagttcataataaaattttaaatacaaaaGACGTAAATCTTATCTCTGCCTCgtaaaaaacaaaaagttatTTATGATAGTTCATCGACatttttaattgattgattTGAATATGaggtatataattttttgatggtATATGTTGTGTGGGCATAATAATTGAAGCTCACATGTAGTATGGGCATAATGCTAATAATTTGTTTGTCCATACATATATGGTCTTGCttaataattgataaactttttaATTGTTCTAgtaaacattttattatttcgAATTCAAACTACAAGTGTTATATTgataatgtatataaaaaaagattaaaacacatagttataattaatatattaagaaaaaatattaaggtaTAACATCATAAACCTGTAATTTCACTTGAATTCATCTGATATTTATGGCATTCAATTTTGGGTGTGTAAAACTAGGCATAATAACTTGTGTAAAGTTAAAGAAATAGACGCATGTTTTCTATATGACATTTTGCATCCTACCTGGTGTCTACGTGTAATATGTCAAGTAGGACCTGCGTGTctacttgttcattttgataCAAGTTTAACTATCCACTTGTCCACACTCTAAGCCAGAAGATATAAATATCCGCGGAAGCCAAGTTAAATGACacatttatgtatatgttaaaagCACATTACTTTGGTGCATGCATGTACCATATTGTAAGATTTCCTCAAACACACCAAATATCATTAGAAACAAATATAACAGAATATTTATGGATAAAGATTATGCTCTATAAATCACATAAAATTGAACTTCACTTCATGTCAACTACAGAACAATAAGTTTCATCAATCCTCTGGGAAACctaaatatctatatataagTTCAGCAACTGGTTTCGCGTCACCTGGTTGATATGGAACAAGAGACCCTGGATCCATATCCGATATAGTCTTGTATAATGTTTGTGGACGAGCACAATACAAATGTTTTCTCTCAGCCAGTTCTTCTGCGAGCTCGCTTTGATGGTTGTCCATTAGATCCTCATTGACTACCACTATTAACGGTTTGCCCAGTCGTAATGTCTCAAATATGCTCCCTGAACCTGCAGTACTCAAATGTGTATTACATAGCCTTAGCCTTGCAACTTTTGAAGTCCTATAATGAGAAGAAATATCGGTTGTTTTTCCTATTCACAACAAGTTTTACAAATTATTACTTTAGAACTCCATAACTCAAAAGAACAAATATCTTGAACCCATAAGCTTCTGGTTCCGCTTCTGCTCAGAAACGAAGGGCATGAACTTTACAGCCAATCATATGTTTATGAGGCAACAAGCAATAGCAGCCGAAAACATTTGCAAGCAGAGGTTGACATTAAATCACATCATGAGATAGACGTGTTAAAGAAAACAGGAATATTTCAACATACTTGAACACCCCTCTCCCAACGATTCTGTGTCAGTTATTGTGACCATTGGAACAGTATGAAAATGTTTCAAGTGTCTCAGTGAGAGAGCTAACTTTGGGTTTTGGCACCATATAACCAGTACCTAGATCTATGGGTTAATTTCCCTAGGCAGGGCTAATATATACACATTTTAATGGAACAATGATATCCAAAAGGCTAGTTTCTCCAATCCGAGTAGAAGGAAGAGTAGAGTTAGAAAAGTTAAGGAGACCCcaaaaagaaagacaaaagaaagtACACACCATATAGTAACTCGTGTTTTGTTGCTGTGGTTAGGAAAGGAGTAATTCATGTATTAAAATAAGCATAGTTAATACAATGTTTGGTAGCATTTTAGttgttttgtataaaattacCGACTAAGGAGTTTCGTTATTATATTACAACCCCACATGAATAAAACAGCTATAagttataaaaatgaaataactaaacATTGCATAATTAATCACTACAATTCTAAAACATGCATAACTCTAACTAGCAATCGAACAATCACTTAAATGTATAAAGCTAAGAACATTGTCAACCATGAATTACCTGCGTGGCTGATAACAAGTGATGCTGACTTCAAATAGTCAGCTATGCTTGATGAATATGTGAAGTAATCCAGAGCTGGAGAACCATTTTCAGCAGTCGACTGGAAAGATAAAGCAAGATATAAAAGACcagaaataaatgaattattacTGGGCAAAGAAGAGTTGACGAGTGAGACGAGTAAATTTTGCAAAGGTAGATATATGTAAGTGAGTGAGCGTGTACAAGTGTTCATTTCTATAGAAGGGTTAAAAGAGATTCCATACCAAATTGCGACAAAACCTAACATAAAAAGCATAAAACTAATAGGGTCCATAAGTTTAATGAGATGGGAGCACCCAAAAGAACCTAAACGTAATGCCACGTCACACTTTCCAAATCTCTCGTTTTATTGTTCTTCAGGACAGCTGAGACTTGGTAACCACATGTAGGATCTCGGCTTGTCAAATAGTTCAGCATGCTAAGGTCTAGTCACTACTCGGACTAAAGCTTATCCAAGCATATGCGAACATAAATTCTTCAAAACTTTCAATTTACTTTGTTAAGCAGACTTACTTACAAGTGGTAAGAAAGCAACATGTGATGTGTGAGTTAGGCGAACATTGCCGGTTGGAATCTTGCTGCAGACACCTGGTATTTGAGAGGAAAAGGGTAGAGGAATGGGTCAATCATCCACCAAGTTTCGAATGGTGATATACACAAGGAAGAGGGTAGAGGAATGGGTCCATCATCCAAGTGTTAAATGGTGCGTCACTGGCCCTTGGAGATTTTTCTgttatacaaagaaaagaactCTATACTTTCTTCGCAGCAAGaaaaccaaaaacaaaacagcaatttttttcaaaaaaaactgGAAAATCAGCAATTCTGtatcatttctcaaaatttcaCTTAAATAGGCAACTCAACTaggtttgcatttttattttatttttgttgttggttTCCACACGTAGTGTTCAGGAAAATGAAGCGATTGAGCCTTCTACGCTTCGAGTATGTGAGCGCTTCATCGCTTAAAGCATGAAGCAGGTCCTTATCGCTTTTTTCCGCTTCACGCTTCCCCGAACACCCACGATAGCCACTCTGGAACTCGACTTATCCATTTTACCGCCACTTAAGGACCTAAACCTCTGGTTAAGGGCTGGGCGATCCTATCCATACCACAATAACCCTAATCCTTCTATTTTTTCCTTGAGGGGACATTTGTTGGATCTCCAATCAAAGTAGAAACTGAAAAGCTGAAATTTTTACTCCAAATGTGCTTACAGGAAAAAACAAATATCAAGAGAAATACCAAATTACCTTTGTGGGGATATACAATCCTCGCCCCATTTGAATAAGAATATCAGTGTAACCTTTCTTGAACAGTTCTTTCTTCACTTCCGGGGTATCCACCGCTCTTACAAGAGCATCAAAAGAAGTTGTCCCCACGGTCACAAAAACTACTCTCTTCTCCTTCGCAATATCATCTATATCACCCATTTAGAATTTCCAAATTACATTCAACAATTCAAATCTGCAATTAACATTATCGTAACATTACAAATCAAAGCAATAGACAATAATATTGAAGGGGGATTTCAAATGGACAAACGGAAAAAAATTAAGCAGAGTTCCCTGTAATCAAAATATCCAAACTTCAAAACAAATAATCGTGCAATAACCAAAATAGAAAGCTAAAACAAGCCGTCAAATGCAATAGCAGGACATCTAAAGCTcaattgaataagaaaacacaagTTTAAACGAAAATTACGAAGAAAACAAAGCATTGTTCATTATTTGAAGCCAGGaaaaagctaaaataacaatcaaAGGCGATAATTTGCACATTTTTGAATGAAATCAGACGTGCGTATAGATAAAAAATCCTAAACTAAATAATCAAAGAATCAGCTAAGTATGAAAAATACAATAGACATTTATGTGATAAAAGCAGACtgtaaaaaaagagaaaacGGAAGGAACGTTACCTTTTCCGGTGGAGCGAACTGAGACGACGAGTGAGAAGAGAGCTCGGTGGCCGGCAATTGAGAGACTGAAAACCGGTAAGATTTCGGGTCCATTTAGGCCTGCTAGGAGGAGTTATCAGTTGGGCCATGGGCTTTCTAGTTAAATGGGctctaaattatatttaaagaaaggaaaattaCGCGAAATGACAAATATCTATAGTATATTATGTAATATAGctatattttcaattatttgaaaTCCATGACTACAGTTTCGTGAAATTTCGCTATTTGATTTCCTAATGTATAAATTccaaaattgtataattcggtCTCTGACTGCACAAATTCAGAATGTGTATAATTCGATTTTCAATTGTATAAATCCATAATTTGTATATGCTTGCCTTCACTACTTGTATACgatttatgaaaaattcataatgaattATTGGTAAGAGAAATATACAGATGGAGTTCTGACAAATAcctaaatgtataaatatagaATTCGTATATTT
Proteins encoded in this window:
- the LOC101262785 gene encoding bifunctional purple acid phosphatase 26; translated protein: MLLHLFFSLFVFFTLIDNGNAGVTSSFVRKEFPAVDIPLDNEVFAVPKGYNAPQQVHITQGDYEGKSVIVSWVTPDKPGSSEVRYGLSKGKYDFTAKGSFTNYTFYTYKSGYIHKCFLNGLQYDTKYYYEIGNGDSARNFWFETPPKVDPDASYTFGIIGDLGQTYNSLSTLQHYMSSGAKSVLFVGDLSYADRYKYHDVGVRWDSWGRFVEPSTAYQPWIWNTGNHEIEYMPYMGEVTMFKSYLYRYPTPYQASNSTSPLWYSIRRASAHIIVLSTYSPFVKYTPQWKWLREEFKNIDREKTPWLIVLMHVPIYNSNVAHFMEGESMRSVFEAWFIEHKVDVIFAGHVHAYERSYRISNIHFNISSGDPYPVPDETAPVYITVGDGGNKEGLAARFRDPQPDYSAFRESSYGHSTLEIKNRTHAFYHWNRNDDGKKVKIDSFVLHNLYWGQNHHQRKSKQNRLRSLILNRASTAQL
- the LOC101246510 gene encoding uncharacterized protein; this encodes MGDIDDIAKEKRVVFVTVGTTSFDALVRAVDTPEVKKELFKKGYTDILIQMGRGLYIPTKSTAENGSPALDYFTYSSSIADYLKSASLVISHAGSGSIFETLRLGKPLIVVVNEDLMDNHQSELAEELAERKHLYCARPQTLYKTISDMDPGSLVPYQPGDAKPVAELIYRYLGFPED